The following nucleotide sequence is from Diospyros lotus cultivar Yz01 chromosome 3, ASM1463336v1, whole genome shotgun sequence.
gtaataaattattataaaaaataaaatttaaaaaagttgGGGGGCCCACTGGTTCTCAGGTGGCTCCGCCCCTGAATATTTCAAGCAGTCACAGTTTTGCAGAAAAGAATCCATCTCTCATGGCAAATCGATTATGGAGTTTTGTGATTTGAGTTTCTCTCTACTGAATCGATGGCAGGGGCAGGGCTGGGTTGTTCTTGGTTATTCCCAGTGCCAGTGGTGTCATTGGTGACCTCACcttttttaaatgaaattgaTGATTGAGAGGGATCATCATGAGgtagaataaaaaaagaaagaggaacGGATGGAATGATGGTTAGGtaggttttctttgatttcaGTGGATGCCGGCTGCTGCCGAATAGTTGACGAAGACCAAACACTAACGTACAAACAAACGGTGCATAAAGCGACGCAGATGCACACAGAGTGAGGAAacgagagagcgagagagagagagagagagagagagagagagaatgtgtaCGTTGGAGAAGCGAGGCAGCGTCTTTATCCTAACCCTAACCGGACAAGACGAGCATCGCCTTGACCCCACCCTAATCGAAGCCGTCCACGCCGCTCTTCGCCGTGTCCGATccgactcctcctcctccagcGCCGCTCTGGTCACCACCGCCCACGGCAAGTTCTTCTCCAACGGCTACAACCTAGCCTGGGTGAAATCCGGCGGCCCGGCCTCCGCCACCAACCACCGCCTCAAGCTCATGTCCTCCAAGTATCGTTCCCTCCTCGCCGACCTCCTCTCCCTCCCCCTACCCACGATCGCCGCCGTCACCGGCCACGCCTCCGCCGCCGGCTTCATCTTCGCCATCTGTCACGACTACCGCCTCATGCGCAAGGACCGAGGATTCCTCTACATGAGCGAGCTTGACATTCGGCTTCCGGTTCCGGTTTGGTTCTCGTCTGTTCTCAAGAGCAAGATCGGATCTCCGGCGGCCCTGCGCGACGTCCTGCTCACCGCCGCCAAGCTGACGGCAGAGGCGGCCGTCGCGAGGGGCATCATCGACTCGGCGCACGATAGCGCCGAGGAGACCGTTCTGGCTGCTGTGAAATTGGGGGAGGAGTTGGCCAGGAGAAGGTGGGATGGACACGTGTACGCTCGGATTCGGACTGTGATGTATGCCGATATGTTGAACGCCATCAGATTTGATGAGACCGAGGAAGACGAGAGTCTCGCGAGTAAGGTTGCCTCGCGACTTTAGAGCCCAATGGGCCTTGCCCGATACGTTGAATTTGGGCTTCGCGGTAGTtaattatgttcttattttcgcAAGCCCACCTGGAGATTGGATTGTTAAGTTTGAATCCAAATACAACTTTGTAACATGCTAATC
It contains:
- the LOC127796368 gene encoding enoyl-CoA delta isomerase 1, peroxisomal gives rise to the protein MCTLEKRGSVFILTLTGQDEHRLDPTLIEAVHAALRRVRSDSSSSSAALVTTAHGKFFSNGYNLAWVKSGGPASATNHRLKLMSSKYRSLLADLLSLPLPTIAAVTGHASAAGFIFAICHDYRLMRKDRGFLYMSELDIRLPVPVWFSSVLKSKIGSPAALRDVLLTAAKLTAEAAVARGIIDSAHDSAEETVLAAVKLGEELARRRWDGHVYARIRTVMYADMLNAIRFDETEEDESLASKVASRL